The Pygocentrus nattereri isolate fPygNat1 chromosome 4, fPygNat1.pri, whole genome shotgun sequence genome includes a window with the following:
- the cdca4 gene encoding cell division cycle-associated protein 4 isoform X2, producing MYLAYSSLTPLVHAEVMCFSLDCFWNGARYRPTSQNIAHLHMVLGCHSCCRIDMFSKGTKRKFSDDGDEISDESLAGAQVSSSYSLQRQSLLDMSLIKLQLCHMLVEPNLCRSVLIANTVRQIQEEMTHDGTWQVVTETFCGGSQSPSERLVATEVLCRSREQDAEPKLFSVLSYEGCREEEVVTDETLCSVSVSDTASDVCLSESARHCWERDEFVEVDRDDEACESSRLGPGDDDDDDDNDDDEVDEEEESSRVDPKTMGQVFGTFEIKNSAPGPDSALEELFSDVDASYYDLDTMLTGIQSAPKMGPYDLLDSLAPSHGPPSIGSPSNCRSDLNELDHIMEIIVGS from the exons ATGTATTTGGCCTACAGTAGTTTAACCCCACTggttcatgctgaagttatgtgtttcagcctggactgcttttggaATGGGGCACGGTACAGGCCAACCAGTCAGAAcatagctcatttacatatgg TGCTGGGATGTCACTCATGCTGCAG GATCGACATGTTCTCCAAAGGCACCAAGCGCAAGTTTTCCGACGACGGAGATGAGATTTCGGACGAAAGCCTGGCTGGTGCTCAGGTGTCATCATCATATAGTCTGCAGCGACAGTCACTGCTGGACATGTCCCTCATCAAGCTGCAGCTGTGCCACATGTTGGTGGAGCCGAACCTTTGCCGTTCGGTCCTCATCGCAAACACGGTGCGGCAGATCCAGGAGGAGATGACTCATGATGGCACTTGGCAGGTGGTCACGGAGACCTTCTGTGGTGGCAGCCAAAGCCCGTCTGAACGCCTGGTGGCAACTGAGGTGCTCTGCCGGTCGCGGGAGCAGGATGCTGAGCCAAAGCTCTTCTCGGTCCTCAGCTATGAAGGGTGCCGCGAAGAGGAGGTGGTGACAGACGAAACCTTGTGTTCTGTCTCAGTCAGTGACACGGCCTCCGATGTTTGTCTCTCAGAGAGCGCTCGGCATTGCTGGGAAAGGGACGAGTTTGTAGAAGTAGACAGAGATGATGAGGCCTGCGAAAGCTCTAGGCTTGGTCCAGGagatgacgacgatgatgacGACAATGACGATGATGAAgttgatgaagaggaggagagttccAGGGTGGATCCAAAGACCATGGGGCAGGTTTTTGGAACCTTTGAGATCAAGAACAGTGCCCCAGGTCCGGACTCCGCTCTCGAAGAGCTGTTCTCAGATGTAGATGCCTCTTACTATGACCTTGATACCATGCTCACGGGAATTCAGAGTGCTCCTAAGATGGGTCCCTATGACCTGCTGGACAGTTTAGCCCCTTCTCATGGGCCCCCTTCCATAGGCTCACCCTCAAACTGTCGCTCTGATCTCAATGAACTGGACCACATCATGGAGATCATTGTTGGTTCTTAG
- the cdca4 gene encoding cell division cycle-associated protein 4 isoform X1, whose amino-acid sequence MKPWPAVCPSNCSVRPLAPSPAQLAAWLQSQHTELSTFTHCNLAPSGRGAAPLIQHPASKHAYVAHHQRTEVTRVLGCHSCCRIDMFSKGTKRKFSDDGDEISDESLAGAQVSSSYSLQRQSLLDMSLIKLQLCHMLVEPNLCRSVLIANTVRQIQEEMTHDGTWQVVTETFCGGSQSPSERLVATEVLCRSREQDAEPKLFSVLSYEGCREEEVVTDETLCSVSVSDTASDVCLSESARHCWERDEFVEVDRDDEACESSRLGPGDDDDDDDNDDDEVDEEEESSRVDPKTMGQVFGTFEIKNSAPGPDSALEELFSDVDASYYDLDTMLTGIQSAPKMGPYDLLDSLAPSHGPPSIGSPSNCRSDLNELDHIMEIIVGS is encoded by the exons ATGAAGCCCTGGCCTGCTGTCTGTCCATCAAACTGCAGCGTCCGCCCCCTCGCCCCTTCACCGGCGCAGCTGGCCGCCTGGCTGCAGAGCCAGCACACTGAACTGagcacattcactcactgcaaTCTGGCTCCCAGCGGCCGAGGAGCTGCACCTTTAATACAACACCCGGCCTCCAAACACGCTTATGTCGCTCATCACCAAAGAACAGAAGTAACACGAG TGCTGGGATGTCACTCATGCTGCAG GATCGACATGTTCTCCAAAGGCACCAAGCGCAAGTTTTCCGACGACGGAGATGAGATTTCGGACGAAAGCCTGGCTGGTGCTCAGGTGTCATCATCATATAGTCTGCAGCGACAGTCACTGCTGGACATGTCCCTCATCAAGCTGCAGCTGTGCCACATGTTGGTGGAGCCGAACCTTTGCCGTTCGGTCCTCATCGCAAACACGGTGCGGCAGATCCAGGAGGAGATGACTCATGATGGCACTTGGCAGGTGGTCACGGAGACCTTCTGTGGTGGCAGCCAAAGCCCGTCTGAACGCCTGGTGGCAACTGAGGTGCTCTGCCGGTCGCGGGAGCAGGATGCTGAGCCAAAGCTCTTCTCGGTCCTCAGCTATGAAGGGTGCCGCGAAGAGGAGGTGGTGACAGACGAAACCTTGTGTTCTGTCTCAGTCAGTGACACGGCCTCCGATGTTTGTCTCTCAGAGAGCGCTCGGCATTGCTGGGAAAGGGACGAGTTTGTAGAAGTAGACAGAGATGATGAGGCCTGCGAAAGCTCTAGGCTTGGTCCAGGagatgacgacgatgatgacGACAATGACGATGATGAAgttgatgaagaggaggagagttccAGGGTGGATCCAAAGACCATGGGGCAGGTTTTTGGAACCTTTGAGATCAAGAACAGTGCCCCAGGTCCGGACTCCGCTCTCGAAGAGCTGTTCTCAGATGTAGATGCCTCTTACTATGACCTTGATACCATGCTCACGGGAATTCAGAGTGCTCCTAAGATGGGTCCCTATGACCTGCTGGACAGTTTAGCCCCTTCTCATGGGCCCCCTTCCATAGGCTCACCCTCAAACTGTCGCTCTGATCTCAATGAACTGGACCACATCATGGAGATCATTGTTGGTTCTTAG